In the Candidatus Reconcilbacillus cellulovorans genome, ACGTCGCGGCCGTCCACAGCAGTGTCGCCGTTTCGACCAGCAATCCGATACGTGATAAGAGCCGAAGACAACGCAATAATCCTGCCGAACGTCTCCGCATACTTCAAACCGTTGCGGAGGGCGCCGTATCCGCCCATGGACAACCCGCCGATCCAGGTGTCCTCCCGGTTGACGCTCAATGGAAAAAGCTTTCTTGTATATTCGACCAATTCCTTGCCGATGAACGCTCCGAAACACTCTCCTTTCTCCACATCGTCCAGATAAAAAAAATTGCCTCCTTCCGGCATAAAAACCGCGACGTTGTACTGTTCGGACAAAGATCGGACGGTCGAATAATGAATCCAGTCCATTTCATCCCCGGAGTATCCGCATAGCAAATACAGCGATTTTAACGGTGCCGGGCGCTCGTTTCGTCCGACATCACGTCCCTTCCAATGATCGATCGGAATCAACGCATGAAAAGTCGTTTTCCTATCCAAAGCCTCCGAAAAAAAGTTAACCTGCAAATATGCCATCGAAACCTCTCCTTTCCGAGATCATGGCGTTTTTTATTCCTTGACGCCGCCCAACTTCAGCCCCACAACAAAATATTTTTGCAAAAACGGATAAACGACTAAAATCGGGACGGACGCCACGATCGTGATGGCCGCCCGGATCGAAACCGGCGTCACCAGGTTGGATGACGTATCGCGGTTGACGCCCGCTAACAGCGCGGGGTTGGTATTTGAATTCATCGTCGAGGTCAACAGTTTCATGAGCTCGTATTGCAGCGTGCTGAGCTTCTGCTCGGACGATGCGAACAAAAACGTATCGAACCACGAGTTCCACTGGTAGACCGCGATAAACAGCGCCACAGTGGCCAGAACAGG is a window encoding:
- a CDS encoding acetylesterase, translated to MAYLQVNFFSEALDRKTTFHALIPIDHWKGRDVGRNERPAPLKSLYLLCGYSGDEMDWIHYSTVRSLSEQYNVAVFMPEGGNFFYLDDVEKGECFGAFIGKELVEYTRKLFPLSVNREDTWIGGLSMGGYGALRNGLKYAETFGRIIALSSALITYRIAGRNGDTAVDGRDVRYFRRVFGDLDRVLGSDKDPEALVLKLKEAKASLPRIYMACGTEDFLLDVNRRFRDFLMKENVEFVYEEGPGEHSWDFWNKTLKSGLRWALGNSELDG